The following proteins come from a genomic window of Anaerobutyricum hallii:
- a CDS encoding MOSC domain-containing protein, with protein sequence MGKITGICISEKRGVQKHFIEEANIIADWGIEGDAHGGKWHRQISLLSQEKVDAFKAKGADIHPGSFGENLIVEGFDFSAMPVGTRFVIGDVVLEMTQIGKECHNHCVIYKKMGDCIMPREGVFAEVVEGGHIKVGQEVTCILPKADRPYTAAVITLSDKGAAGEREDKSGPAIVEMLKSAGYDIKETLLLADEQLLLEKELMRLSDQRQVNVIFTTGGTGFSERDRTPEATIAVCNRMANGIAEAIRNYSMTITPRAMFSRAVSGIRKRTLIINLPGSPKAVKESLEFLLPNLEHGLGILRGSEGECARK encoded by the coding sequence ATGGGAAAAATCACTGGGATTTGTATCAGTGAGAAAAGAGGGGTACAAAAACATTTCATCGAAGAAGCAAATATTATAGCAGACTGGGGAATAGAAGGTGATGCCCATGGCGGCAAATGGCATCGTCAGATCAGTCTTCTTTCCCAAGAAAAAGTTGATGCATTTAAGGCAAAAGGAGCAGATATCCATCCAGGATCTTTTGGCGAAAACTTAATTGTTGAGGGCTTTGATTTTAGTGCGATGCCGGTCGGCACCCGTTTTGTTATCGGCGATGTTGTTTTAGAAATGACACAGATTGGAAAAGAATGTCATAATCATTGCGTAATCTATAAAAAAATGGGTGACTGCATTATGCCAAGAGAAGGCGTGTTTGCAGAAGTAGTAGAGGGAGGACACATTAAAGTCGGTCAGGAAGTTACCTGTATTTTACCTAAAGCAGACAGACCGTATACAGCAGCAGTGATTACTTTAAGTGATAAAGGAGCAGCAGGAGAAAGGGAGGATAAAAGCGGGCCAGCTATTGTAGAAATGCTAAAATCTGCAGGATATGATATAAAAGAAACGCTTCTTCTTGCTGATGAACAACTCCTTTTAGAAAAAGAACTCATGCGTTTAAGTGACCAGCGTCAGGTGAACGTTATTTTTACAACGGGTGGAACAGGTTTTTCTGAACGCGACAGAACACCGGAAGCAACGATTGCCGTTTGCAATCGTATGGCAAATGGAATTGCTGAAGCAATTCGTAATTATTCTATGACGATTACCCCTCGTGCCATGTTTAGTCGTGCTGTATCAGGAATCCGCAAAAGAACATTGATTATTAACCTTCCGGGCAGTCCGAAAGCAGTGAAGGAATCTTTAGAGTTTCTGCTTCCAAATCTAGAACATGGACTGGGAATCCTGCGGGGAAGTGAAGGAGAATGTGCTCGGAAGTAA
- the moaA gene encoding GTP 3',8-cyclase MoaA, with protein MIKTGIRDSYGREINYMRISITDRCNLRCCYCMPDGADWIPMKDILTYEEITAVCQEAVKLGITRFKITGGEPLVRRECSKLIRMIKEIPGTEVVTLTTNGLLLGEQLESLMQAGLDAVNISLDTLDKEKYKQVTGFDKLSVVLASITKAVESGIPVKINAVLQKGMNEEEWLPLTQLAKNLPLSVRFIEMMPIGYGNIPQSISNEELKEKIMRYYGNLTEDFRIYGNGPAVYYSIERFKGNIGFISAIHGKFCNLCNRIRMTSTGDIKPCLCYEQRWALKPALRMEHKEKRQESIQKILIESIKNKPQMHCFEDVKSVSEKHFMGQIGG; from the coding sequence ATGATAAAAACAGGGATAAGAGATAGTTACGGCAGAGAGATAAATTATATGCGGATTTCTATTACTGACCGTTGTAATCTTCGCTGCTGCTACTGCATGCCGGACGGGGCTGACTGGATTCCAATGAAGGATATTCTTACGTATGAAGAGATTACGGCAGTCTGTCAGGAGGCAGTAAAGCTAGGGATTACCCGTTTTAAAATTACGGGAGGGGAACCGCTTGTAAGAAGAGAATGTTCTAAATTAATTCGTATGATAAAAGAGATTCCGGGGACAGAAGTTGTCACATTAACAACAAATGGTCTGTTGCTGGGAGAACAATTAGAAAGTTTGATGCAGGCAGGTCTTGATGCAGTAAATATCAGCTTAGATACATTAGACAAAGAAAAATATAAACAGGTTACAGGATTTGATAAATTATCAGTTGTTCTTGCATCCATTACAAAGGCGGTAGAGTCTGGTATTCCGGTAAAAATCAACGCTGTTTTACAAAAAGGAATGAATGAGGAAGAGTGGCTGCCACTTACCCAGCTTGCGAAAAATCTGCCATTAAGTGTACGTTTTATTGAAATGATGCCGATTGGTTATGGAAATATACCACAAAGTATTTCTAACGAAGAGCTAAAAGAGAAAATCATGAGGTATTACGGCAATTTAACAGAAGATTTTCGGATATATGGAAATGGACCGGCTGTTTATTATTCCATCGAAAGATTCAAGGGAAATATCGGTTTTATCAGTGCGATACATGGAAAGTTCTGTAATTTATGCAACCGTATCCGAATGACTTCGACAGGAGATATAAAGCCATGCCTCTGCTACGAGCAGCGGTGGGCATTAAAGCCTGCATTGCGGATGGAACATAAAGAAAAACGGCAGGAAAGTATTCAAAAAATATTAATAGAAAGCATAAAAAACAAACCACAGATGCACTGTTTTGAAGATGTAAAAAGCGTGTCGGAAAAACATTTTATGGGGCAGATTGGTGGATGA
- a CDS encoding MATE family efflux transporter, with the protein MSEEQKENIQAGNPLGEASVASLMVKFAVPSIIAMIVSALYNIVDQLFIGQAVGTLGNAATNVAFPLTTSCIALALMFGIGGASCFNLNMGRGSSERAVYFVGNAIVCLIGSGVILFGIAEIFLTPLLKGFGAPGDVLPYAQTYVRITAIGFPFMILTAGGCHLIRADGSPQMAMICNLVGAIVNTILDAVFVMVFRWGMAGAAWATIIGQIISAIIVIHYLLHFKTIPLKKEHFYPQIKYIGRTAQIGMASFFNQIAMMLVQIVMNNSLTFYGASSIYGEAIPLACAGIVIKVNQIFFSIVIGLSQGSQPVESFNYGAKKYDRVRKAYRLAALTGVIISIFSFVLFQIFPRQILGLFGTGEPEYFTFGVRFFRIFLFFIWLDALQPITSTFFTSIGKPAKGIFLSLTRQIIFFIPLLLILPRFMGIEGCIYCGPIADFLSAVVTIIMAFLEFKNMPKQDKNR; encoded by the coding sequence ATGAGTGAAGAACAAAAAGAGAATATACAGGCGGGAAACCCATTGGGGGAGGCTTCTGTCGCTTCTTTAATGGTTAAGTTTGCTGTTCCAAGTATTATTGCGATGATTGTCAGTGCTTTATATAATATTGTTGATCAGTTATTTATCGGACAGGCAGTCGGTACGCTTGGCAATGCGGCGACGAACGTTGCGTTTCCGTTAACAACATCTTGCATTGCGCTTGCCTTAATGTTTGGTATCGGTGGTGCGTCCTGTTTTAATTTAAATATGGGAAGGGGAAGCAGTGAAAGAGCAGTATATTTTGTTGGAAATGCTATTGTATGTCTGATCGGCAGCGGTGTAATCTTGTTTGGAATTGCAGAGATATTTTTAACGCCGCTTTTAAAAGGATTTGGTGCTCCGGGTGACGTACTTCCCTATGCACAGACGTATGTACGTATTACGGCAATCGGTTTTCCATTTATGATTTTAACAGCCGGAGGATGTCATCTGATTCGTGCGGATGGAAGTCCACAGATGGCGATGATTTGTAATCTGGTCGGTGCGATTGTTAATACAATATTAGATGCGGTATTTGTTATGGTCTTTCGATGGGGAATGGCTGGAGCAGCCTGGGCGACGATTATCGGACAGATTATTTCTGCGATTATTGTTATTCATTATCTGCTTCATTTTAAAACGATTCCGTTAAAAAAAGAGCATTTTTATCCACAGATAAAATATATTGGAAGAACTGCACAGATAGGTATGGCTTCTTTTTTTAATCAGATTGCTATGATGCTCGTGCAGATCGTAATGAATAATTCATTGACTTTTTATGGGGCATCTTCCATTTATGGAGAAGCGATTCCTCTGGCATGTGCGGGAATCGTAATTAAAGTAAATCAGATATTTTTCTCTATTGTAATCGGACTTTCTCAGGGAAGTCAGCCGGTGGAGAGTTTTAATTACGGCGCTAAAAAGTATGATCGTGTACGTAAAGCATATAGACTTGCAGCATTAACAGGAGTAATAATTTCTATTTTTTCTTTTGTACTGTTTCAGATTTTCCCGAGACAGATTCTTGGACTTTTTGGAACAGGAGAGCCAGAATATTTTACATTTGGAGTACGCTTCTTCCGTATCTTCTTATTCTTTATCTGGTTAGATGCCTTGCAGCCAATTACATCCACGTTCTTTACATCCATCGGAAAGCCGGCAAAGGGTATTTTCCTGTCTCTTACAAGACAGATTATTTTCTTCATACCATTGCTTTTGATTCTGCCACGATTTATGGGAATTGAAGGCTGTATTTATTGTGGACCGATTGCCGACTTTTTATCAGCAGTTGTCACTATTATCATGGCATTTCTTGAGTTTAAAAATATGCCAAAGCAAGATAAAAATAGATAA
- a CDS encoding ASKHA domain-containing protein, with protein sequence MSYQIYFINQNKKIAVDGGKLFAACELAGFPLNLVCGGNGTCGKCRVRIKGKADENFKEVLACQTEITEDMEICLKESDYRQETVVLTKAAPLNIEFHPSVSKKYVTKDEIIEKMREKNTFFSQTEKVPLSVMQKFSMMNVSLDFTGCTFVYFNDEITAVEEGDTTPYCYGVAADIGTTTAAVYIYNLNTGELIATKSALNKQTAYGADVITRNSCVRDNPEMLQRLRDCVIDTLNELLEEARSEYQDLKENIYHVVLCGNSTMQHLFYGMNPYFLGVNPFANIIKEEVVVTGRETGLCCNPNAVVEFLPLLGGFVGADTTSVLLTLTKKDKIYLMVDLGTNGELAVGTFPKFLAASTACGPALEGGNIACGMRGTNGAIEKVSFKNNQLTYKVIGEGTPQGLCGSAIIDAVAELRKAGLIDETGTLLDPDECRRMNPYSPWIRYLHEAEEYNMAFYFTEGEHPVYISQKDIRQIQMAKSSICSGCLALLEEAGLTLESIDYLVLAGAFGNYIDIDNALSIGLLPPVSREKIISIGNGAGQGVQSFLLDQSYRVRAKNIANNCIHVSLAENKKFMESYIKNMNFSVEESL encoded by the coding sequence ATGAGTTATCAAATTTATTTTATAAATCAGAACAAAAAGATTGCTGTGGATGGAGGGAAATTATTTGCTGCTTGTGAATTAGCAGGTTTTCCACTAAATCTTGTCTGTGGGGGGAACGGCACATGTGGAAAATGCAGGGTGCGTATCAAAGGGAAAGCGGATGAGAACTTTAAAGAAGTTCTTGCCTGCCAGACAGAGATTACAGAGGATATGGAGATTTGCTTAAAGGAGTCAGATTATAGGCAGGAGACAGTCGTATTAACAAAGGCAGCTCCTTTAAATATAGAATTTCATCCTTCTGTTTCTAAAAAATATGTGACCAAAGATGAAATTATCGAAAAGATGCGAGAAAAGAATACGTTTTTCTCGCAGACTGAAAAAGTACCTCTTTCTGTTATGCAAAAGTTTTCGATGATGAATGTTTCGCTTGATTTTACTGGCTGTACCTTTGTGTATTTTAATGATGAGATTACTGCAGTGGAAGAAGGAGATACTACTCCGTATTGTTATGGTGTGGCGGCAGATATCGGAACGACAACGGCTGCAGTATATATTTATAATCTGAATACAGGAGAATTAATTGCGACAAAGTCTGCTTTAAATAAACAGACAGCTTATGGAGCGGATGTGATTACGCGGAATTCCTGTGTAAGAGATAATCCCGAAATGCTGCAAAGATTAAGGGATTGTGTCATAGATACATTGAATGAACTGCTTGAAGAGGCAAGAAGTGAGTATCAAGATTTGAAAGAGAATATTTATCATGTCGTTCTTTGTGGAAACAGTACGATGCAGCACTTGTTTTATGGGATGAATCCATATTTCCTTGGAGTGAATCCTTTTGCCAATATTATAAAAGAAGAAGTAGTTGTAACAGGAAGAGAGACGGGATTATGCTGTAATCCAAATGCAGTAGTAGAGTTTTTACCGTTATTGGGTGGATTTGTTGGTGCAGATACAACATCCGTACTTCTTACGTTAACGAAGAAGGATAAAATATATTTAATGGTTGATCTTGGCACGAATGGGGAACTTGCGGTAGGGACATTTCCAAAGTTTCTGGCAGCATCTACGGCTTGTGGTCCGGCGTTAGAAGGTGGAAATATTGCCTGTGGCATGCGTGGAACAAATGGGGCAATCGAGAAAGTTTCCTTCAAAAATAATCAGCTTACTTACAAAGTGATCGGAGAAGGAACGCCACAGGGATTATGTGGTTCAGCAATTATTGATGCCGTAGCAGAACTTAGAAAAGCTGGTTTAATTGATGAAACGGGAACCTTGCTTGACCCGGATGAATGCAGAAGAATGAATCCATATAGTCCATGGATAAGATATTTGCATGAAGCAGAAGAATATAATATGGCATTTTATTTTACAGAAGGAGAGCATCCAGTTTATATTTCTCAAAAAGATATCCGTCAGATTCAGATGGCAAAAAGCTCGATTTGTTCCGGTTGTCTGGCTTTATTAGAAGAGGCAGGTCTCACACTGGAAAGTATAGATTATCTTGTATTAGCAGGAGCATTTGGCAATTATATTGATATAGATAATGCGTTATCGATTGGACTTTTGCCACCGGTATCCAGGGAGAAGATCATTTCAATAGGAAATGGAGCAGGTCAGGGGGTACAGTCCTTTTTGTTGGATCAATCTTATCGTGTCCGGGCTAAAAATATTGCAAATAATTGTATACATGTATCTTTGGCAGAAAATAAAAAGTTTATGGAAAGTTATATCAAAAATATGAATTTTTCAGTGGAGGAATCGCTGTGA
- a CDS encoding chloride channel protein codes for MREIGERYLRKIYYNLKTCALWLFMAGLTGVGVGAFSSAFSFCLKKVTMLRGEYPFLLYFLPAGGIVIILLYHLCGVRQDKGTNIIMTAVHGKDQDVPAYMAPLIFAATIITHLFGGSAGREGAALQMGASIGNTIGRLFKFEEGDRKLLVMSGMSAAFSAVFGTPLAAAIFPMEMISVGIMHYAALVPCVFSSIVANRFAVNMGINPEAFMIHGIPELTFLNSAKIVLLGIFCAGLSVVFCLFLKGAGLFYSKFFKNAYIRAMAGGFLVIGMTLLIGTYDYNGAGTEMIAKAIEGSVPAYAFLLKMLLTALTLAAGYKGGEIVPAFFTGATFGCLFGHVFGISPSLCAATGMLALFCGVTNCPIASMLIGFELFGFEGVPYILIAISISYMLSGYHGLYKEQIIVYSKYHPKFINRQSGDESFDGQDYE; via the coding sequence ATGCGAGAAATAGGTGAGAGGTATTTAAGAAAGATTTATTATAATTTAAAGACCTGTGCATTATGGTTGTTTATGGCAGGTCTGACGGGAGTTGGTGTTGGGGCATTTAGCAGTGCATTTTCTTTTTGTCTGAAAAAAGTAACCATGCTTCGGGGAGAGTATCCATTTTTATTATATTTTTTACCCGCTGGCGGAATTGTAATCATATTGTTGTATCACCTTTGTGGAGTGAGACAGGATAAGGGAACGAATATTATTATGACAGCGGTACATGGGAAAGACCAGGATGTACCAGCATACATGGCTCCCCTTATTTTTGCAGCTACGATTATCACACATTTATTTGGTGGGTCTGCCGGGCGTGAAGGGGCAGCACTTCAGATGGGAGCAAGTATCGGTAACACGATTGGCAGACTTTTTAAATTTGAAGAGGGAGACAGAAAGCTTCTGGTGATGAGTGGAATGAGTGCAGCCTTTTCTGCTGTATTTGGAACACCTCTTGCGGCAGCGATTTTTCCTATGGAAATGATCAGTGTTGGGATTATGCATTATGCAGCATTAGTTCCATGTGTTTTTTCCTCAATCGTGGCCAATCGTTTTGCAGTAAATATGGGAATCAACCCGGAAGCATTCATGATTCATGGCATACCAGAACTTACTTTTTTAAACAGCGCTAAAATTGTATTACTGGGCATTTTTTGTGCAGGATTAAGTGTTGTATTTTGCCTGTTTTTAAAAGGAGCAGGTTTATTTTACAGTAAGTTTTTTAAAAATGCATATATAAGAGCTATGGCAGGAGGATTCCTTGTCATTGGAATGACATTACTGATAGGTACATATGATTATAATGGAGCAGGAACAGAAATGATTGCCAAAGCGATTGAAGGAAGTGTTCCTGCCTATGCTTTTCTTTTAAAAATGTTATTAACTGCCCTGACCCTTGCAGCAGGATATAAAGGCGGCGAGATTGTACCAGCCTTTTTTACAGGAGCGACATTTGGATGCCTGTTTGGACATGTTTTTGGGATTTCTCCGTCTCTTTGTGCGGCAACAGGAATGCTTGCCCTGTTCTGTGGCGTAACAAACTGTCCAATCGCTTCTATGCTCATAGGATTTGAGCTATTTGGTTTTGAAGGAGTTCCTTATATTTTAATTGCAATATCCATAAGCTATATGCTTTCCGGATATCATGGACTTTATAAAGAGCAGATTATCGTCTATTCCAAGTATCATCCAAAGTTCATTAACCGCCAGTCAGGAGATGAAAGCTTCGATGGACAGGATTATGAGTAA
- a CDS encoding 2-isopropylmalate synthase — MKYADKYKPMYFPAPAGYNKWMEKDHIEQPPVWCSVDLRDGNQALIIPMSLEEKIEFFKLLVDIGFKEIEVGFPAASETEYEFCRTLIERNLIPDDVTIQVLTQAREHIIKKTFEAIEGAKNVIVHLYNSTSVAQREQVFKKDKEHIIQIAVEGAELLQKLMEENGGKYRFEYSPESFTGTEMDFALEICNAVLDVWKPKKELPAIINLPATVSHSLPHVYASQIEFMSENLKYRDNVVLSVHPHNDRGTGVADTELAVLAGADRVEGTLFGNGERTGNVDIITLALNMYAHGVEPNLDFTDLPHIVKVYEKVTRMHVYERQPYAGKLVFAAFSGSHQDAIAKGMLWRETHDCDKWTVPYLPIDPKDLGREYEADVIRINSQSGKGGIGFLLEKTYGIRIPTKMREEVGYSVKDVSDHTHKELQPKEVLKVFNEKYVNICDPIELLEVHFKQEHGGISTEIILNKYGVHKVYHGKGNGRLDAVSNALKRHSNLDYTISTYEEHALKMGSNSQACAYVAIYGNDGNTYWGVGIDDDIINASVKALISAVNRYEKCEDGKEN; from the coding sequence ATGAAGTATGCAGATAAGTATAAACCAATGTATTTCCCAGCTCCAGCCGGATATAATAAATGGATGGAGAAAGACCATATCGAACAGCCACCTGTCTGGTGTTCTGTTGACTTACGTGATGGCAACCAGGCTCTGATCATCCCTATGAGTTTAGAAGAAAAAATCGAATTCTTTAAATTGTTAGTTGATATTGGTTTTAAAGAAATCGAGGTTGGTTTCCCAGCTGCTTCTGAGACAGAATATGAATTCTGCCGTACATTGATCGAACGGAATCTGATTCCGGATGATGTAACGATTCAGGTTCTGACTCAGGCAAGAGAACATATCATTAAAAAGACATTTGAAGCTATTGAGGGTGCTAAAAACGTAATCGTTCATCTGTACAACTCCACTTCTGTTGCACAGCGTGAGCAGGTATTTAAAAAAGATAAAGAACATATTATTCAGATTGCTGTAGAAGGTGCTGAATTATTACAGAAACTGATGGAAGAAAATGGAGGGAAATATCGTTTCGAATACTCTCCTGAAAGTTTTACAGGAACAGAGATGGATTTTGCATTAGAAATCTGTAATGCTGTATTAGATGTATGGAAACCAAAGAAAGAGTTACCTGCTATCATCAATCTTCCTGCTACTGTTTCCCACTCTCTGCCTCATGTTTACGCAAGCCAGATTGAATTTATGAGCGAGAACTTAAAATACAGAGATAATGTTGTATTATCTGTTCATCCTCATAACGATCGTGGAACAGGTGTTGCCGATACAGAATTAGCTGTTCTTGCAGGAGCTGATCGTGTGGAAGGAACATTATTTGGTAATGGAGAACGTACAGGTAATGTAGATATCATTACATTAGCTTTAAATATGTATGCGCATGGTGTAGAGCCAAACTTAGACTTTACAGACTTGCCACATATCGTAAAAGTATATGAAAAAGTAACAAGAATGCATGTATATGAAAGACAGCCATATGCAGGAAAGCTTGTATTTGCTGCCTTCTCCGGTTCTCATCAGGATGCTATCGCAAAAGGTATGCTGTGGCGTGAAACACATGACTGCGATAAATGGACTGTACCATATCTGCCAATTGATCCAAAAGATCTTGGAAGAGAATACGAAGCAGATGTTATCCGTATCAATAGCCAGTCTGGAAAAGGCGGTATCGGATTCCTTCTGGAAAAAACATATGGTATTCGTATTCCAACTAAAATGCGTGAAGAAGTTGGCTATTCTGTAAAAGATGTTTCCGACCACACACATAAAGAATTACAGCCAAAAGAAGTATTAAAAGTATTCAACGAAAAATATGTTAATATTTGTGATCCAATCGAATTACTCGAAGTACACTTCAAACAGGAGCATGGTGGAATTTCAACAGAAATTATCCTGAACAAATATGGTGTACATAAAGTATACCATGGAAAAGGAAATGGTCGTCTTGATGCTGTAAGTAATGCATTAAAACGTCACTCTAACTTAGACTACACAATCTCCACTTACGAGGAACACGCCCTGAAAATGGGATCAAACTCCCAGGCATGTGCGTATGTTGCTATCTACGGAAACGATGGAAATACATACTGGGGCGTAGGAATTGATGACGATATTATCAATGCATCCGTAAAGGCGTTAATCAGCGCTGTAAACCGCTATGAAAAATGTGAAGATGGAAAAGAAAACTAA
- a CDS encoding helix-turn-helix domain-containing protein, translating to MFSKKIRDLMIEQDISLQKLADTSGVPFEKLRNIYYQKVKDPKVSTAFQLAQALGVTVEYLLGENKYLECEQEEEELIKNYRECGNHGRAVIRIVARFESKAAQNERMNIHKMKHRIPCLVPVGKVSDGIYYNSCNVENEYTMIKKVYLAIEITSNNFAPAYCKGDRILLENRFPELGERAVFTDGLKAYFRYFKMKGNDYCLECLNGRGKDIILHRMDEMDCMGTCISVIRR from the coding sequence ATGTTTAGTAAGAAGATTCGTGACTTAATGATAGAACAAGATATATCTTTGCAGAAATTAGCAGATACCTCCGGTGTTCCTTTTGAAAAATTACGTAACATCTATTATCAAAAAGTAAAGGACCCAAAGGTGTCTACTGCCTTTCAGCTTGCACAGGCACTGGGTGTTACAGTTGAATATTTATTAGGTGAAAATAAATATTTAGAATGTGAACAGGAAGAGGAGGAACTAATTAAAAATTATAGAGAATGTGGAAATCATGGCCGGGCAGTTATTCGTATTGTGGCGCGTTTTGAAAGTAAAGCAGCACAGAATGAACGAATGAATATACATAAAATGAAACATAGAATACCATGTCTTGTTCCTGTTGGTAAGGTGTCAGATGGTATTTATTATAATAGCTGTAATGTGGAGAATGAATATACGATGATTAAAAAAGTATATCTGGCAATAGAAATCACAAGTAATAATTTTGCACCGGCATATTGTAAGGGGGATAGGATATTACTTGAAAATCGCTTTCCAGAACTAGGGGAGAGAGCTGTCTTTACAGATGGATTGAAAGCGTATTTTCGATACTTTAAGATGAAAGGAAACGATTATTGCTTAGAATGTCTGAATGGAAGGGGAAAAGATATTATTTTACATCGTATGGATGAAATGGATTGTATGGGAACATGTATCAGCGTAATAAGAAGATAA
- a CDS encoding sporulation initiation factor Spo0A C-terminal domain-containing protein, giving the protein MSDVSITYAGIFHVKDDLWRFINTMEDHQKVLVFTINGENNIKSIFRIETSGIQKLLMQIGIPANLLGFSYIVTALELIALNPEYLNNITKGLYADVSEKCSSTPVRVERNIRHAIEIGFLKGNLEMIKKIFTSSNYSDKGAPTNSNFLAAIYYYMVNNEL; this is encoded by the coding sequence ATGTCTGACGTTTCTATTACTTATGCAGGAATTTTTCATGTTAAAGATGACCTTTGGCGATTTATTAACACAATGGAAGATCATCAAAAGGTACTTGTTTTTACAATTAATGGTGAAAACAACATTAAAAGTATTTTTCGTATTGAAACTTCCGGAATTCAAAAACTTCTAATGCAGATTGGAATTCCTGCCAACCTGCTAGGCTTTTCTTACATAGTGACCGCATTAGAATTGATTGCTCTTAACCCCGAATATTTAAACAATATTACAAAAGGATTATATGCTGATGTTTCCGAAAAGTGTTCAAGTACACCCGTTCGTGTAGAACGTAATATCCGGCATGCAATTGAAATTGGATTTTTAAAAGGGAATTTAGAGATGATTAAAAAGATCTTTACCTCTTCTAACTACTCAGATAAAGGAGCACCGACTAATTCTAACTTTTTAGCCGCGATCTATTATTATATGGTGAATAATGAATTATAG